From Mucilaginibacter rubeus, a single genomic window includes:
- a CDS encoding redoxin domain-containing protein, with translation MQTTNHNKYPFFDLLEVVADPDLNFRKIKSLHPVKAGNFVPEFKLSNDYSRWQQFYNGAETHGAISQRNLLSKPLVISFFSHHWGQQGLAQLKQLNALQHEVKASGGNLLIITDGQAEELEKWAWEQSLTLNFYHDANNEIAKQFRVYSDDYPVWDRFSGIDENAPLLATYIIEPSKQVIYSHIDWDFLGTFSAEDIISAVYESALISNSRRSA, from the coding sequence ATGCAAACTACAAATCACAATAAATATCCTTTTTTCGATCTGCTTGAAGTTGTTGCCGACCCCGATCTTAATTTTCGTAAAATAAAATCGTTGCACCCGGTTAAGGCAGGCAATTTTGTGCCGGAGTTTAAGCTAAGCAATGATTACAGCCGCTGGCAGCAATTTTACAATGGTGCCGAAACTCACGGGGCTATCTCTCAAAGGAATTTATTGAGTAAGCCGCTGGTGATCTCTTTTTTCTCGCACCATTGGGGGCAACAAGGCTTAGCACAGCTTAAACAATTGAATGCTCTTCAGCATGAAGTTAAAGCAAGCGGGGGCAACCTGCTTATCATCACCGATGGTCAGGCCGAGGAACTTGAAAAATGGGCCTGGGAGCAAAGTCTAACGCTTAATTTTTATCACGATGCCAATAATGAAATAGCAAAACAGTTCAGGGTATATTCTGATGATTACCCTGTATGGGACCGCTTTTCGGGCATCGATGAAAATGCACCCTTATTGGCTACTTATATTATCGAGCCATCAAAACAGGTTATTTACAGCCACATCGACTGGGATTTCCTGGGAACTTTTTCTGCTGAGGACATTATCAGTGCAGTATATGAATCGGCATTGATCAGCAATAGCCGCAGATCGGCCTAA
- a CDS encoding alpha-N-arabinofuranosidase: MKKNPFLQLGVIALSLLSSASYGQTGTLNISTDSKTTISKHIYGQFAEHLGHGIYGGFWVDKTLPVKKQDRIRLDIVDALKKIKIPNLRWPGGCFADEYHWRDGIGPATERPRMVNTNWGGITEDNSFGTHEFLELCDLLGCEPYIAGNVGSGTVDEMSKWIEYLNSNSTSTVVQLRKKNGHPAPYKVTFWGVGNESWGCGGNMTPEYYTDLFKRYASFAKDYPGGRLKKIASGPNSDDYHWTEVCMKNIPNWMMSGLSLHYYTIPTGNWGKKGSATDFSEKEYFGTMVNCLKMEELVTKHSAIMDKYDPEKKVALVVDEWGVWTDPEPGTNPGFLYQQNSLRDALIAGTTLNIFNNHSDRVRMAALAQTINVLQALILTDKEKMVLTPTYHVFDMYKVHQDAKYLPIKLSVPDYEVDGKKIEAVNASASQDASGKVHISLVNLDPHNTITITTGLSDVKWQTVSGQVLTSANLTDVNTFKDTNKIHLSTFSGAKKDGDKLVVSLPAKSVVTLELK, translated from the coding sequence ATGAAAAAGAACCCGTTTTTACAACTCGGCGTCATCGCTTTGTCTTTATTGAGCTCGGCATCCTACGGGCAAACAGGTACACTTAATATCAGTACCGATTCAAAAACAACTATCAGCAAACACATTTATGGTCAGTTTGCCGAGCATCTTGGTCATGGCATTTACGGTGGTTTCTGGGTTGATAAAACCCTGCCCGTAAAAAAACAAGACCGTATCAGGCTTGATATTGTTGATGCTCTCAAAAAGATAAAGATTCCTAACCTGCGCTGGCCAGGCGGCTGCTTTGCCGATGAGTATCACTGGCGCGATGGTATTGGTCCAGCAACCGAACGCCCGCGCATGGTAAACACCAACTGGGGCGGCATTACTGAGGATAACAGCTTTGGTACACACGAGTTCCTGGAATTGTGCGATTTATTGGGTTGTGAGCCTTACATTGCCGGTAACGTAGGCAGTGGCACCGTTGACGAAATGTCTAAATGGATTGAATACCTTAACTCAAACAGTACCAGCACCGTGGTACAGCTACGTAAAAAGAATGGTCATCCGGCCCCTTATAAAGTAACATTTTGGGGTGTAGGTAACGAGAGCTGGGGTTGCGGTGGTAACATGACACCCGAATATTACACTGACTTATTTAAACGTTATGCTTCATTCGCTAAAGATTACCCGGGCGGCAGACTTAAAAAAATAGCCAGCGGACCAAACTCCGATGATTACCACTGGACAGAAGTATGCATGAAAAACATCCCCAACTGGATGATGTCGGGTTTATCATTACATTATTATACTATACCAACCGGCAACTGGGGCAAAAAAGGTTCTGCCACTGATTTTAGCGAGAAAGAATATTTTGGCACCATGGTTAACTGCCTAAAAATGGAAGAGCTGGTTACCAAGCACTCGGCCATTATGGACAAATACGATCCTGAAAAAAAGGTAGCGCTTGTTGTTGACGAATGGGGCGTTTGGACAGATCCTGAACCAGGCACAAACCCGGGTTTCCTTTATCAGCAAAACAGCTTACGCGATGCTTTGATAGCCGGCACAACACTTAATATATTCAATAACCACAGCGATCGTGTTAGAATGGCCGCACTTGCACAAACCATCAACGTATTGCAGGCATTAATATTAACCGATAAAGAAAAAATGGTGCTTACACCCACTTACCATGTGTTTGACATGTATAAGGTGCACCAGGATGCCAAATACCTGCCTATTAAACTAAGTGTACCTGATTATGAAGTTGATGGTAAAAAGATTGAAGCGGTAAATGCTTCTGCCTCACAGGATGCATCAGGCAAGGTACACATCTCATTAGTAAACCTTGATCCGCATAATACCATCACCATTACAACCGGCCTTAGCGATGTAAAATGGCAAACTGTTAGCGGCCAGGTATTAACTTCGGCTAATTTAACTGATGTGAATACATTTAAAGATACTAACAAGATCCACCTGAGCACTTTTAGCGGCGCTAAAAAAGACGGCGACAAACTGGTGGTAAGTCTGCCTGCAAAATCTGTAGTAACACTTGAATTAAAATAA
- a CDS encoding TlpA family protein disulfide reductase, with protein MIAPKKISVSNIFSILIMALALLVIFNPNAKGYLIRGLMSLGLFQPDPEGYAKHSEMLANVSDIQFKDADGNTTSLSSLKSKVVFINYWATWCPPCLAEMPKVNELYKKFKNDSKVAFLLVDVDNDFPKAKAFMLKNGYDMPLYNQISNVPESLLDGTIPTTLVFNKDGKLVYKHSGAADYSSERFEEFIKNLD; from the coding sequence ATGATCGCACCAAAAAAGATATCGGTTTCAAACATTTTCAGTATCCTGATCATGGCGCTGGCGCTGCTGGTTATTTTTAACCCCAATGCCAAAGGTTACCTGATCAGGGGCTTAATGTCATTAGGTCTTTTCCAGCCCGATCCGGAAGGCTATGCAAAACATAGCGAAATGCTTGCCAATGTTTCCGACATACAATTTAAGGACGCTGATGGCAATACCACATCGTTAAGCTCTTTAAAATCTAAAGTGGTATTCATAAATTACTGGGCTACATGGTGCCCGCCCTGTTTAGCCGAAATGCCCAAAGTAAATGAGCTCTATAAAAAATTCAAAAACGATTCTAAAGTAGCCTTCCTGTTAGTGGATGTAGACAATGACTTCCCCAAAGCCAAAGCATTTATGCTCAAAAACGGTTACGATATGCCTTTATACAACCAGATCAGCAATGTACCCGAATCGTTGCTCGATGGCACTATCCCTACTACATTGGTTTTTAATAAAGACGGTAAGCTTGTTTATAAACACTCTGGTGCCGCGGATTACAGTAGCGAGAGGTTTGAAGAGTTTATTAAGAACCTTGATTAG
- a CDS encoding DUF6691 family protein → MRNIKYLFAGLLFGIVLVKSEVISWFRIQEMFRLQSFHMYGIIGSAIVVGIISVMIIKRFNIKTLSGEAIVIPNKKFNWGNVYGGLIFGLGWAITGACPGPLFAQIGSGFLVTSVTLLSAILGTWVYGLLREKLPH, encoded by the coding sequence ATGCGTAATATCAAATACCTTTTTGCAGGCCTGCTTTTTGGCATAGTACTGGTAAAATCAGAAGTGATTTCCTGGTTCAGGATCCAGGAGATGTTCAGGCTGCAATCTTTTCACATGTATGGCATTATCGGCAGCGCTATTGTAGTTGGGATAATTTCTGTCATGATCATTAAACGCTTCAATATCAAAACTCTTTCCGGCGAGGCCATTGTTATTCCCAACAAGAAATTTAACTGGGGCAACGTGTACGGCGGGCTGATATTTGGTTTAGGCTGGGCAATTACCGGCGCATGCCCCGGTCCGTTGTTTGCGCAAATCGGAAGCGGCTTTTTGGTTACTTCTGTTACATTATTGAGCGCTATTTTAGGAACCTGGGTTTATGGGTTGCTAAGGGAAAAATTGCCGCATTAA
- a CDS encoding YeeE/YedE family protein encodes MDLITQPWPWYVAGPLIGLVVPALLIIGNKTFGISSSLRHICAACIPANISFFKYDWKKESWNLFFVAGIVLGGFIAAQFLSANHGVKINPQTHVLLQQQGVKDFNGLLPKDIFSFDELLTLRGFIFMVIGGFLVGFGTHYAGGCTSGHAIMGISNLQWPSLVATCCFMAGGFIMTWFILPYLLHL; translated from the coding sequence ATGGATCTGATAACCCAACCCTGGCCGTGGTACGTGGCCGGACCGCTGATTGGCCTTGTTGTACCAGCCCTGCTCATCATCGGTAATAAAACTTTTGGAATATCCTCTTCATTAAGGCACATCTGTGCAGCCTGCATTCCGGCTAATATTTCATTTTTTAAGTACGACTGGAAAAAGGAAAGCTGGAACCTGTTTTTTGTTGCCGGGATTGTTTTAGGGGGCTTCATAGCTGCGCAATTTCTATCTGCCAATCACGGGGTTAAAATCAATCCGCAAACGCATGTGCTATTGCAGCAACAGGGTGTTAAGGATTTTAACGGTTTATTGCCGAAGGATATTTTCAGTTTTGATGAGTTACTTACTTTAAGAGGCTTTATTTTTATGGTGATAGGAGGATTTCTGGTTGGCTTCGGTACCCATTACGCTGGTGGTTGTACATCAGGCCATGCTATTATGGGTATTTCAAACCTGCAATGGCCATCGCTGGTGGCTACCTGCTGCTTTATGGCGGGTGGTTTTATCATGACCTGGTTTATTTTACCTTACCTTTTACACCTATAA
- a CDS encoding transporter — MKFMSLYFYRCCIVVSFLLAVTQRAKAQTDADALMIPKNYFCAAAVYTHGSWDHYWEGTFKRDNQNLGTVSTNVYSLGGNYGLSNRINLLFMVPYITTNASAGTLRGEKSFQDLAVTFKWMAVKEEIGRGLFSVHAIATGTLPLANYEADYLPLSVGLHSKSVALRALLNYQTGRFFVAGSGQYIRRDNITIDRNSYYTTEMHYTNEVQLPNATNFMFSSGYRSLKFNAEATFTKITSTSGFDIRKNDMPFPSNRMNSTAVGLILKYSFQSISGLEFTAGGNYVLDGRNVGQTRSGFAGVYYVFSTKKEK; from the coding sequence ATGAAATTTATGTCGCTGTATTTTTACAGATGTTGTATTGTTGTTTCTTTTTTATTAGCTGTAACACAACGTGCCAAAGCGCAAACCGATGCTGACGCGTTGATGATCCCTAAAAATTATTTTTGTGCTGCCGCAGTATATACCCATGGGAGTTGGGACCATTACTGGGAAGGTACATTTAAACGGGATAATCAAAACTTAGGTACCGTAAGCACCAATGTTTACAGTTTGGGCGGTAACTACGGTCTTTCAAATCGCATAAATCTCTTGTTTATGGTTCCGTATATAACCACAAATGCATCTGCAGGTACTTTACGTGGCGAAAAGTCATTTCAGGATCTTGCGGTTACATTTAAGTGGATGGCAGTAAAAGAGGAGATAGGCCGTGGCTTATTCAGCGTTCACGCTATTGCTACCGGTACTTTGCCTTTAGCCAATTACGAAGCTGATTATTTGCCTTTGTCTGTAGGTTTACATAGCAAAAGCGTTGCGTTACGTGCATTGCTTAACTACCAGACAGGCCGGTTTTTCGTAGCTGGTTCTGGCCAGTACATCCGCCGTGACAACATTACCATCGACAGAAATTCATACTACACTACCGAGATGCATTACACCAATGAGGTGCAGTTGCCAAACGCTACCAACTTTATGTTTAGCAGCGGCTACCGCAGTCTTAAGTTTAATGCCGAGGCTACATTTACCAAAATTACAAGCACAAGCGGTTTTGATATCCGTAAAAACGATATGCCGTTTCCAAGTAACCGCATGAACAGTACAGCTGTTGGTTTGATACTTAAGTATAGCTTCCAATCAATAAGCGGACTTGAGTTTACCGCAGGTGGTAACTATGTTTTAGACGGGCGTAACGTAGGGCAAACCCGTTCGGGCTTTGCAGGTGTGTATTACGTGTTTAGCACAAAAAAGGAGAAGTAA